The Selenomonas sp. AB3002 sequence GAATTCCAGGTGATAGAGGGGCCCTTGGCGCGGCGGGCGGCGGAGAGGTCCCAGCGGGCCGCCTTCCTGCCGGCTTCGGCAGCCTCAATGGTCTCATCTGTATCCAGAGCCAGGCCTATGCTCTCAGCCAGGCTCAGACGCACGGGGCCTTCCAACGGCATTTCCTCCGGCAGAGCTGCGGGTTCGGCGGCAGCCATGGCCGCCTGCCCCAAAGCTGCCTCCAACTCCTCATTATCATCTGCCGCCGCCACGCCCCAGGGGCAGCAGGAAAGTGCGGCTATTGCTAAAACTATTGCTTTTTTCATACCTTGGTCACCTTCTGTGTATAGAGTTCGTAACTGACCTTTTTCATGCCACCTGCTGGCGTTTCACCAGCTCGGCAAAGAGACCTCCCTGGTCCACCAGTTCCTGGAAGGTACCCGTCTCGGCAATGCGGCCGTCATCCATGACGATGATGCGGTCACACCCTCTGATGGTGGAAAGACGGTGGGCCACGATGATGCGGGTGGCCTTGAGCTTTTCCAGGCTCCTGGTGACGATGGCCTGGGAGCGGTTGTCCAGGGCGCTGGTGGCTTCGTCAAAAATCAGCAGGGAGGGCTTCCCCACCAGTGCCCGGGCGATGAGCAGCCGCTGCCGCTGGCCGCCTGAGATATTGGAGCTGCCCTCGCTGATGACAGTCTGCATGCCCATGGGCATCTCGGCGATGTCCTCGGCTATGCCTGCCGCTTCCGCAGCGTCCCAGGCATCATCCTGGGTGAGCATCTTCGTACCTACGATATTAGTGAAAATATCTCCCGTCATGAGCTGGCCGTTTTGCAGGACCACCCCCATCTGGGAACGCACCGAAGGCAGGGAAAGCTCCGACAAATCCTGCCCATCAAAGGTGATGCTGCCCCGCTTGGGAACCTCAAAGCCCAGCAGCAGGCGCACCAGTGTGCTCTTGCCGCTGCCGGAGCGGCCTACGATGGCCACATTCTCCCCGGCGGCCACGGAAAAGCTCACATCCTGGAGCACCTCCTTGCCCTCCACCTCCGTGACGCCTCCCTTCTGGTCAGTCACCACATGGCTGTAGGCAAAGGTGAGGCCGCTGACTTCAAAAGAGCCGGAGAGCTTCCCTGCGTCACGCTTTTCCTCGGTGGTCTCAGGCACAGCTTCCAGTATGGGCCTCAAATTCTCCAGCTGGGGCTGGATAGCAAAATATTGGCTCACCAGCCCCAGGACACCTCCCACTACGCCGTTGAAGCTGGAATAGGCAGCATTGAAGGCGATGAACTGGGCATAGCCGATGCCCTGCTTCACCGTCCTGCCATCAGGTCCCAGCTCATTCATGCCATAGACGGCAATCCAATAAAGGATCAGCGTGAGAACAAAGGGCTGGATGCTGGCGATGATAGAGGTGTAGTTGTTCTGCCAGCGCAGCTTCAGGCTCCAGTTCCAATGCTCACCGAAGGTGCGTGACCAGAGGCTGTAGGCCTGTTCCTCCGCCCCCTGCACCCGGAATTTCTGCAGCCCTGCGAAAATCTGCTGCACAGTGCCGGCAGATTTGTTCCCCGCCTCGATGATCTTCCGCTGGAAGAACAGCACCCGCCTGAGGACCAGCCCCACGAAAATGCCGTAAACAATCCAGACGGCAATGGCTGCCGCTGTCAGCTTCAGGCTGTAGTAGCACATGAGGAAGATGCTCCAGAAGGAAAAGATGAAGGAAAGGATGGAGCCGACGAACTCCCCGGAGGCCAGGCTCTTGGCAATGCCGATGCCCCCCATGCGACTGGCCAGCTCCCCTACTGTGAAGCGCCGGAAGAACTTGGTGGGCAGCTGCATGAGCCGCCCCCACATGGCGGCTTCGGCGCTGATCTCGATGCGGGAAGAAATGCGCATCACCGCAATGGAACGCACGATACCCAGGGCCGCCGTGGTAAAGCTGGTAACCATCAGGGCCTGGGTCACTGTGGCCAGCCCCTGCCTGTCCAGGATAGGTATGATATCCTGGAAGATGGTTTCCGTGATGATAGGCGTAGCCAAAGGAATAAGTCCGGCAAAGAGGCTGCAGATGATGATGGTGCGGTAGTCTGCCATCCAGCACTGGCGAAACATGAACTTCACCAAATCGAGAAGCTTCAGCGCCCTGGCGGGAAAGCCTGCATAGCATTGGAAGGCATCGGGAGTCAGCTTCCTGGCTTCCTCGTCTGTGAGAGGGATGCCCTCCGGCTTCCGCCTCAGCACGATGCGATAATTTTCCGGAGTCTCGGGGATGAGAGCTGCCAGTTCCTTCCTGCCTTCAGCCCCGGAGTAGAAGCCAATCATGACCCCGGTGTCCTTCTTGTACCAGCCCTCCGGCAGAGTCACCAGGCGCATCTGCATATTGCCCTTCTGGGTCATAGCCCTGAGCAGTCCCACAGTTTCCAGTTCTCTGGCCTTTTCCTCGGAAATGCCCAGATTGTCCGTGGGCATGGAGAGAGCCTTGGCCACCCGTGCCACCACGAAGGCGGCATCCATGACCTCGGGACTGCCGGCCACGCCTTCACTTTCCCCGGCAAAAAGCTGCTCCTCCCCCAGAAGGCCTCTGATTCCGTTTTCCAACAGCACCTTTTTGGCCATTTTTCTGACGCGGATGCGACGGGAAAGGCGCTTGTCCTCGGCGCCGAACTGCATCCCCAAAAACATGGAGAGAATCTGCTGGTTCTCTCGGAACTCAGCCAGCAGGGCGGCGGGGCTGGCAAACTCGGCCAACATTCCCTTCTGCCGCCAGGCCTGCAGCATATCGTCCCCCTTGTCAGCCTTCTCCCGCAGCCAGGAAATATGCACCAGGCGGCGGAACCAATGCTCCATCAGGGAACGCAGCTCCTCTGTCCTCATTTCTTCCATGGGACAGAGGGAAAACTCCGTGTCCTCCTTGGCGTAGAGCTGGATGTACAGTTCGTCGAACTCGTCCATGGCAGGAAAGGCCGCCTCCCCCGCCCCCAGAGCCAGCAGATAGCACTGGCGGAAGGAAAGCTCCTCCCCGGTGCGGGTCACGGCATATACTTCCACGGCCCCCGAGAGGACCTGGATGAATTTTTCCTCCTCCTGCAAAAGGAAGCGCTGCCCTGCAAGCAAAGTATGGGTATTTTCCATGGGCTTTACCTCCTTCAATCCACGTCTTCCATGTTATCCATGTCTTCCTGCTCCCGCTCGGTGATGAGCTGCAGGTAAGGGCCATCGTGACTTATCATTTCCCTATGGGTGCCCCGCTCCACAATCTTGCCCCGGGAGAGGACGATGATTTCGTCGCAGTCCCGGATGGTGGAAAGGCGGTGCGCCACAATCAGACAGGTGCAGCCGCGATGGCGGATATTTTCCAGCACTTGTTTCTCCGTGATGGGATCCAGGGCAGAGGTGGCTTCGTCCAATACCAGGATGGAGGGATTCACCGCCAGAGCCCGGGCGATTTCCAGCCTTTGGCGCTGCCCCCCGGAGAAATTCATGCCCCCCTCTGCCACCTGGAATTCATAGCCGCCGTCCAGCTTCATAATATCCTCATGGATGCAGGCATCCTTGGCCGCGGCGATGATGTCGCTGCGGCGCACGGTGGTGTCAAAGAGAGCGATGTTCTCCGCCACGGTGCCGGTGATGAGGAAAATATCCTGGTCCACCGCCGCCAGAGAGCTCTGCACCACCTGCCGGGGCACCTGCCGCCGGGGCACCCCGTCAAAGGAAAGGGTGCCATCCCATTCTTCATAGAGGCCCGTGACAATCTTGGCCAGAGTTGACTTGCCGCTGCCGGAAGCCCCTACCACCGCCACCCAGCTGCCCGGGGCAGCGTGGAGGTTGAAATGCTCCAGCAGGGGAGGTTCCAGAGGACTGTAGCCGAAGCTCACTTCCTCAAGAGAGATTTCCCCAGAGAGCCTTTCCCCGGGGAAAGATTTCTTCGCTTCCTCCTCTTCCGAAGGGAAATTCAGACTGTCTACTTCGTAGCAGCGCACGTCGTTGAGCCTCTGCATCTGCATTTCTGTAGTCTGCAGGGTGGAGCCCAGCCCCACCAGGGCGTTGACAGGTGCCTGAAAGCTGCCCATCAGGTGCTGGAAAGCCATGAACATACCGGCGGTCATAGCCCCCTCCATGATGGAGAAGCCGCCGATGGTCATGATGAGGGCGCCGTTGATGCCCGAAAGCAGGGTGGGCAGCATCTTCACGGACATGGCCCAGAGGGTGGTCTCCTGGGAGGCGGTGAGGACCTTGGTCTGATAACCCGCCCACTTGGAGAAGAAATCAGACTCGTCCCCGTTGGCCTTGATAGTCTCTATCATGCGCAGGCCGTTCATGGCCACGCCGTAGGCCTTGCCCGCATCCTGCTGGATGCGCATATTGAGGTCCGTCAGGTGCCGCCGCATGGCGAAGAACAGCACGATTTCCACGGAGCTGAACAGGATGCCGATGAGGGTCAGGGCCACATTGTACTGCAGGAGCAGCAACAGGTAGAAAATGGCCACGAAGAGGTCCAGCACCGCCGTAGCGGCAGGGCCGGACAGCACCCCGGCAATGGACTCGTTGAACCCCACGCGGCCTGCCACCTCTGCGGCATAGCGCTGGTGGAAGAACTGCATGGGCAGTTTCAAGAGATGCCAGAAATAGCTGGAGGAATCCGCCAGGGTGAGCTTTCTCTGCCATTGGGTCAGCACTACGGCCCTGAGCCAGGTCATGATGCCGGATATAATGAAGGAAACGGTCATGGCCAGGCAGAAATTCGTCATCCAGTCAGGGTGCTTGCGGGTCAGGATATCATCCAAAAAAATCTGGTTCATGACCGGTGAGGCCAGACCGGGAATGATGGCGCAGAATTCCAGGAGCAGGATGAAGAGGGCTGCCCAGCGGTCCTCCAGCAGTTTCTTCGTCATGTCCTTGAAGACGTTGTAGCGATGGCCCGCTTTTTGGAATCCCTTGTCGGGCTTGATGTAGAGGGATACCCCTGTGTAGGAGGTGCGGAATTCTTCCAGGGCCACCGTGCGCCGCCCCATGGCGGGGTCATTGAGATAGGCGCGGCCATCCTTGATGCCCTCCAACACCACGAAATGATTGAATTCCCAATGTATGATGAGGGGAAAGATATTTTGGTCCTCGAGCTTCAGCAGATCATCCACCGTCCAGCGGTAGCCATCGGCCTCGCAGTTCCTGTTCCGGGCCGCCCGTATGACACAGCTGGCTTTGGAACCATCGCGGTTCACCCCGCACTCGGCCCTGAGCTTTTCCAGAGGAATCCAGAGGCCGTAGTGGGCCAGTATCATGGCGAGGGCTGCCGCGCCGCACTCCGTGGCTTCCATCTGGAGCACGGTGGGCACCTTCACCCGCCTGATATCCCCGGCGAAGATTCCTTTCACTTTTTCCGTCAAACTCATAGGCTCACCTGTTTCTCAGCCATTGGCTCAGCTTGTAGAAAACCTTCTCGATGGGAGGGCGCCGCTCGATGATGATAGAGCCGGTGCAGAAGCTGCCCGCCGAGATAGGCTTGTGCTCCCCCACGGAGGAGGTCCAGAGATAGCCGGACTCGGAGCCGGGGTCCTTCACCAGGTCAAAGCTCACTTCCATCACAGCGCTCTGCTGGGCCTGGATTATCCACTGGGCCAGCTGCTCGTTACCCAGGTTCTTCTGCATGGCCTGGGGAGTGATGGGGTACTGGGACACGGAACGCACAGTGCCCAGGAGGCTGCCCGTCTGGGAAACGTCCACCCCGTTGGGCACCAGCTGGATAGTCTGGCCGCTCTGCACACGCTTGCCCTTGTCCACGGGGATGTAGAGGATGCCCTTCAGCTCCCCTGCGGAGCCATCAGCCAGACGCACGCTCAGGACGGGGGTGCCCCCGCTCACCACGCTGCCCTTCTCGGCCAGCACGTCATCCACGATGCCGTCATAGGGAGAGTAGACGAACTCAGCCGCTTCCTTCTGGTAGCGGCGGGAGTCGAATTCATGGACCCGGCCCGCAGCCTCCCTGCCGCTGGCGGCCAGCTCAGGGCCGAACTGGGCCATGCGGGCGGCAGCTGTTTCCTGGACCTGGTTCACATGGGCCACCAGCTCACCCTTCTTCACCCGGCTGCCGGGAAAGACGTAGATTTCGTCCAGCAGGCCAGCGGAAGTGGTGGAAATCTTGCCCACTCCTGCGGCATCCATGATAAGGCCCATGCCGTCAGCTTTTACCGTAAAGGAGCCGAAAATGGACCAGAGGACCACTGCCAGCAGCATCACACCCACGGCCACCAGCCCCATCCAGCCCACAGGGGTAGTGATGGGAAGCACCGTATCAAGCTTTTCCGGGGAACGCATCTTGTCCAAGGCTTCCTTGCTGAAAATCTGGTCACCGCCGCGGTTCCACTTCTGGGCGGCGTTCTTTTCCTGCTCTGCCATCAGCTTCCCCTCCTTCCAGGGAAATCTCTGCCTTCATGCCTTCATGGAGGCCATCCATATTGCCTGTCACTACTACTTCGCCTTCCTGCAGGCCCTCGTAGATTTCGATATAGCTGTCATCGTCTGTGCCTGTGCGCACCTGCCGCAGGCGAAGCACCCCTTCGCTGTCCAGCACGTAGACCTTGTCATAGTTGCCGTCCACCATGGCTGACAGGGGCACCGTCAGGCAGGTATAGGGCTGGCCCGTCACCATGCGCACCCCGGTATAGGTCATGGGTTCCAGCGTGCGGGTGCGGTTGTCCACCTCCCAGACGGTGCGACGTATTTCCGCAGGCTCTGAGAGGGGCGGCACGATATCTTTCAATGTGGCCTGCACCTTCTGGCCCCAGCCCACATTCCCTGCAGCGTAATCCGTATCGTAGACCTTGCTCAGGTCCTGCCCCTGAGGGAAGGCCATGACGGAATTCTCCCCCACCCGCAGATGGCGGGTGTCTTCATCAGGCAAGTTCATGGAAAAGGAAAGGCGGTCAAAATCCCCCACCAGGGCCACGGGAGTACCGGCCTGCACATAAGTGCCCTCCCGCTGGTAGATGAGCAGCACCTCACCGTCCAGGGGAGCTTCCACATTCAGCCAGTTTTCCATTACCAGGCACTGCTGATACTGGGCCTGAGCCTCCTGCAGTGCCTCCTGGGCAGCCAGGTACTGGGAGAGGGATTCCTCATATTTTTCCTGGGCCGTGGCGTTCTTGGCTATGAGGCGCCCCTGCCGCTGATAGGTGCTGTAAGCCTGGGCCAGCACGGCCTCTGCCCGGCGGACAGCGCTGGCGGCCTGCTGGATCTTCAGGGGAATCTGCTCATTGGCCATGGTCAGCAGCAGGTCCCCCTTCTGCACAGGACTGTTCTTGCCCACCTGCCAGTGCATGATGCGCCCGTCTGTCAGGGCCACCGCATCTGCCATGTTCTCACTGGTAAAACGCACAGCAGGCAGGGTCAGGGTGGGATGCAGCTGCCGCTGGGCTGCCTGAGCTCCGGAGAGTTGCACTCTGCGGTTGTCCATGCGGTTGGCTATCTGATGTTCGTCGCTATAATTGAGCCAGGCACCATAGCCCACGATGGCCAGAGCCATAACGAGGATGATGGCGATGCCAAGTAAAAATACTTTTTCATGATGACCTTCCCTTCCCCTTGAATTGCCGCCTGTGTATAAGTCTATTTATTGGGTACATACTTCTCCCCCCCGTGGAATTTCCTGCTTTTTCCCAAAATTCCTTACATTGCTCCCAGCAATTAAAAAGCACCGGGAAGATACCTCTCTCTGCCGGCGGCTTTATGTATTTTTATGTCAGATGGCCCGTGCCTTCCTGAGCTGTCTCCTGCGAGTGTGGATGCTCTTGACCTGGCCCCAGAAATCCTTGAATCTTACGTCCCGCTTCATTTTCCTTTCCTCCTCATCTTTCCTGCTCAACATGCTGCTATTTTCGTCTCCGGCTTTTGCCTTGCTGTTTTTCTTTCTGTTCTTTATATCCGCCCAAAGAGGAAAGTGTTATACTTTTTGCGAAAATGTTTGAACTCAGGCAGCACCCTTTGATGAAGCGCCGTCAGGTGTATTGACATACAACAGGCTTCTGCTAGAATGGGGCAAAGAGAGAAAATTCCTACAGGAAAGGAGCGTTGACGATGGCAGAGAATATACGACAACTGCCCATTGGGGTGCAGAGCTTTGAGAAACTGCGCCAGGGTGGCTACATATATGTTGACAAGACCCGTTACGTCTATAATCTGGTTCACAGCGCAGGGCAATACTTCCTCAGCCGCCCCGGCGCTTTGGCAAGAGCCTTTTCCTCTCCACCCTTGCGGCCTATTGGGAGGGCAGGAAGGAACTCTTTGAAGGGCTGGCCATAGAGGAAATGGAGAAAGGCAATAAGGAAGCATGGCAGCCTTATCCTGTGTTTTACTTTGATTTCAACGGCGAGAACTATCAACACGATACCGCCCTGGAGGATGTACTGGACAAGCACCTGCGCGAATGGGAAGCCATCTACGGCTGCCAGGCACAAGGCACCTTGAGCGGTCGTTTCCAAAAGCTCCTAATAACTGCCGCCGAAAAAACCGGCCGTCGCTGCGTGGTGCTGGTGGACGAATACGACAAGCCTTATTAGAGGTGTTAGAGAAAGATGAACTGGAAGAACACAACAAAGCTGTATTCAAGGGCTTCTTCGGCACCTTGAAAAGCTATGACAAATACCTGCAGTTCGTCTTCATCACCGGTGTCACCAAGTTCAGCAAGGTCAGCATCTTCAGCGACCTGAACCAGCTCAATGATATCTCCCTATATCAAAAATATGCAGGAATCTGCGGCATCACGGAAGCAGAGCTTGCCAAAGCCTTTGCACCGGAAATCGAGGAACTGGCGCATCAGCTTGGTCTTTCCGGGACAGCTGCCTGGCAAAACTGAAGAAGATGTATGACGGCTACCATTTTCATCCTCAGGGAGAAGGCATCTACAATCCCTTCAGCCTGCTGAAGGCTTTCGATGAAAGGAATCTGGGCGCATATTGGTTCGCCACCGGCACCCCCACCTTCCTGGTGCGGCGGCTGAAAACCATGCACTTCGATGTGCGGCAGTTCACCCAAAAAACCTTGGAAACCAACGACAGGATTCTCTCCGATTACAGGACAGACAACCCCAATCCCTGCCGCTTCTGTACCAGACGGGATACCTCACCATTGTGGACTATGACCCCCAGGCACGGCTCTACACCCTGGGCTTCCCAACGAGGAGGTCAAATACGGCTTTTTGGAAAGCCTCCTGCCCGAGTACACTCCGAAGCGGGCTCCGGCAACGGCAAGGACATCTTCGCCCTGCGGCGCCGCCTCCTGGCTGGTGACACGGACGGTATGAGGGAAATCCTCACCGCCCTCTTTGCCAGCATTCCTTACACTTCAAACGACGCCCCTTCGAGCATTATTTCCAGTCGGTGCTATACATGGTCTTCACCCTGCTGGACCAGTTCGTGCAATGCGAGGTACACAGCAGCCGGGGACGGGCCGACTGCATAGTTGAGACTGAGCAGTTTGTCTACATCTTCGAGTTCAAGGTGGACAAACCCGCCCAGGAAGCCCTGCAGCAGATTGAGGACAAAGGCTACGCCGCGCCCTTCGCCGCCGACCCACGGC is a genomic window containing:
- a CDS encoding NHLP bacteriocin export ABC transporter permease/ATPase subunit, with the protein product MENTHTLLAGQRFLLQEEEKFIQVLSGAVEVYAVTRTGEELSFRQCYLLALGAGEAAFPAMDEFDELYIQLYAKEDTEFSLCPMEEMRTEELRSLMEHWFRRLVHISWLREKADKGDDMLQAWRQKGMLAEFASPAALLAEFRENQQILSMFLGMQFGAEDKRLSRRIRVRKMAKKVLLENGIRGLLGEEQLFAGESEGVAGSPEVMDAAFVVARVAKALSMPTDNLGISEEKARELETVGLLRAMTQKGNMQMRLVTLPEGWYKKDTGVMIGFYSGAEGRKELAALIPETPENYRIVLRRKPEGIPLTDEEARKLTPDAFQCYAGFPARALKLLDLVKFMFRQCWMADYRTIIICSLFAGLIPLATPIITETIFQDIIPILDRQGLATVTQALMVTSFTTAALGIVRSIAVMRISSRIEISAEAAMWGRLMQLPTKFFRRFTVGELASRMGGIGIAKSLASGEFVGSILSFIFSFWSIFLMCYYSLKLTAAAIAVWIVYGIFVGLVLRRVLFFQRKIIEAGNKSAGTVQQIFAGLQKFRVQGAEEQAYSLWSRTFGEHWNWSLKLRWQNNYTSIIASIQPFVLTLILYWIAVYGMNELGPDGRTVKQGIGYAQFIAFNAAYSSFNGVVGGVLGLVSQYFAIQPQLENLRPILEAVPETTEEKRDAGKLSGSFEVSGLTFAYSHVVTDQKGGVTEVEGKEVLQDVSFSVAAGENVAIVGRSGSGKSTLVRLLLGFEVPKRGSITFDGQDLSELSLPSVRSQMGVVLQNGQLMTGDIFTNIVGTKMLTQDDAWDAAEAAGIAEDIAEMPMGMQTVISEGSSNISGGQRQRLLIARALVGKPSLLIFDEATSALDNRSQAIVTRSLEKLKATRIIVAHRLSTIRGCDRIIVMDDGRIAETGTFQELVDQGGLFAELVKRQQVA
- a CDS encoding NHLP family bacteriocin export ABC transporter peptidase/permease/ATPase subunit, translating into MSLTEKVKGIFAGDIRRVKVPTVLQMEATECGAAALAMILAHYGLWIPLEKLRAECGVNRDGSKASCVIRAARNRNCEADGYRWTVDDLLKLEDQNIFPLIIHWEFNHFVVLEGIKDGRAYLNDPAMGRRTVALEEFRTSYTGVSLYIKPDKGFQKAGHRYNVFKDMTKKLLEDRWAALFILLLEFCAIIPGLASPVMNQIFLDDILTRKHPDWMTNFCLAMTVSFIISGIMTWLRAVVLTQWQRKLTLADSSSYFWHLLKLPMQFFHQRYAAEVAGRVGFNESIAGVLSGPAATAVLDLFVAIFYLLLLLQYNVALTLIGILFSSVEIVLFFAMRRHLTDLNMRIQQDAGKAYGVAMNGLRMIETIKANGDESDFFSKWAGYQTKVLTASQETTLWAMSVKMLPTLLSGINGALIMTIGGFSIMEGAMTAGMFMAFQHLMGSFQAPVNALVGLGSTLQTTEMQMQRLNDVRCYEVDSLNFPSEEEEAKKSFPGERLSGEISLEEVSFGYSPLEPPLLEHFNLHAAPGSWVAVVGASGSGKSTLAKIVTGLYEEWDGTLSFDGVPRRQVPRQVVQSSLAAVDQDIFLITGTVAENIALFDTTVRRSDIIAAAKDACIHEDIMKLDGGYEFQVAEGGMNFSGGQRQRLEIARALAVNPSILVLDEATSALDPITEKQVLENIRHRGCTCLIVAHRLSTIRDCDEIIVLSRGKIVERGTHREMISHDGPYLQLITEREQEDMDNMEDVD
- a CDS encoding HlyD family efflux transporter periplasmic adaptor subunit codes for the protein MAEQEKNAAQKWNRGGDQIFSKEALDKMRSPEKLDTVLPITTPVGWMGLVAVGVMLLAVVLWSIFGSFTVKADGMGLIMDAAGVGKISTTSAGLLDEIYVFPGSRVKKGELVAHVNQVQETAAARMAQFGPELAASGREAAGRVHEFDSRRYQKEAAEFVYSPYDGIVDDVLAEKGSVVSGGTPVLSVRLADGSAGELKGILYIPVDKGKRVQSGQTIQLVPNGVDVSQTGSLLGTVRSVSQYPITPQAMQKNLGNEQLAQWIIQAQQSAVMEVSFDLVKDPGSESGYLWTSSVGEHKPISAGSFCTGSIIIERRPPIEKVFYKLSQWLRNR
- a CDS encoding efflux RND transporter periplasmic adaptor subunit — protein: MALAIVGYGAWLNYSDEHQIANRMDNRRVQLSGAQAAQRQLHPTLTLPAVRFTSENMADAVALTDGRIMHWQVGKNSPVQKGDLLLTMANEQIPLKIQQAASAVRRAEAVLAQAYSTYQRQGRLIAKNATAQEKYEESLSQYLAAQEALQEAQAQYQQCLVMENWLNVEAPLDGEVLLIYQREGTYVQAGTPVALVGDFDRLSFSMNLPDEDTRHLRVGENSVMAFPQGQDLSKVYDTDYAAGNVGWGQKVQATLKDIVPPLSEPAEIRRTVWEVDNRTRTLEPMTYTGVRMVTGQPYTCLTVPLSAMVDGNYDKVYVLDSEGVLRLRQVRTGTDDDSYIEIYEGLQEGEVVVTGNMDGLHEGMKAEISLEGGEADGRAGKERRPEVEPRR
- a CDS encoding PD-(D/E)XK nuclease domain-containing protein translates to MQCEVHSSRGRADCIVETEQFVYIFEFKVDKPAQEALQQIEDKGYAAPFAADPRQVFKIGVSFDSEKRSLAEWLVNI